One Bacillus horti DNA segment encodes these proteins:
- the recR gene encoding recombination mediator RecR, with product MYYPEPISKLIEGFMKLPGIGPKTAGRLAFFVLSMKEDDVLDLGKALVNAKRNLTYCTVCCNITDIDPCRICMDKHRDQSVICVVQDPKDVIAMERTKEFQGLYHVLNGAISPMEGIGPEDIKIPELLKRLENEEVQEIILATNPTIEGEATSMYISKLIKPFGLKVTRIAHGLPVGGDLEYADEVTLMKALEGRREI from the coding sequence GTGTATTACCCAGAACCAATATCAAAATTAATTGAAGGCTTTATGAAATTGCCAGGCATCGGTCCGAAAACGGCAGGTCGTCTGGCGTTTTTCGTCCTAAGTATGAAGGAAGATGACGTGTTAGATTTAGGAAAGGCTCTCGTCAACGCAAAGCGTAATCTAACGTATTGTACCGTTTGCTGCAATATTACGGATATAGATCCTTGTCGAATCTGTATGGATAAGCACCGTGACCAATCTGTTATTTGTGTTGTCCAGGATCCTAAGGATGTCATTGCTATGGAACGGACAAAGGAATTTCAAGGCTTGTATCATGTGTTAAATGGAGCCATTTCCCCTATGGAGGGGATCGGTCCAGAGGATATTAAAATACCTGAGCTCCTCAAACGCTTAGAAAATGAAGAGGTTCAGGAAATTATTCTTGCTACAAACCCAACCATTGAGGGAGAAGCTACTTCTATGTATATTTCCAAGCTTATTAAGCCATTCGGTTTAAAGGTGACGAGGATCGCCCATGGTCTTCCTGTTGGTGGAGATTTAGAATATGCTGATGAAGTAACCCTTATGAAAGCGTTAGAGGGTAGAAGAGAGATTTAA
- a CDS encoding DUF2508 family protein, protein MFWRRKNIADNEQYRLIASIEEARKKWSEIQAWRICDEDSFEAQIPKLLAEIRYSYLLRQARQREYVNRWYFEFQELSHKRKLETQTLYSQQ, encoded by the coding sequence ATGTTTTGGAGGAGGAAAAATATCGCAGATAATGAGCAGTATCGGTTGATTGCAAGCATAGAAGAAGCACGTAAGAAATGGTCGGAGATTCAAGCTTGGAGAATCTGTGATGAGGATAGCTTTGAAGCGCAGATTCCAAAGCTATTAGCTGAGATCAGATACAGTTATTTACTTAGGCAGGCCCGCCAGAGAGAGTATGTGAATCGGTGGTACTTTGAGTTTCAGGAATTAAGTCACAAACGAAAGCTAGAGACTCAAACTTTGTATTCTCAACAATGA
- a CDS encoding pro-sigmaK processing inhibitor BofA family protein has product MNIWQMVLIGVGAFIMVMMTQVKAGPIRWIGRRMIEITLGALALFVINLFAGGYGFQIPLNLITVAMAGLLGVPGILGLVCIKLFIL; this is encoded by the coding sequence ATGAACATATGGCAAATGGTGTTGATTGGAGTAGGAGCTTTCATTATGGTGATGATGACACAGGTTAAAGCCGGCCCTATACGCTGGATAGGCAGACGCATGATTGAGATTACTCTTGGGGCTCTTGCTTTGTTTGTCATTAACCTTTTTGCTGGAGGGTACGGTTTTCAGATCCCGCTTAATCTAATCACCGTGGCCATGGCAGGGCTATTAGGGGTACCTGGAATTTTGGGACTCGTTTGCATCAAGCTATTTATCCTTTGA
- a CDS encoding AimR family lysis-lysogeny pheromone receptor, translating into MLPKKILHALEQREDIGQRVLSQVAGVNESTISRYLHGYEELNFESALKIVKLLFPDQEKELMQEYVLTQKSRNARYALEYCTMNRLPAHCEQIIDILASSSNPIDKEWATLYRFTRIQNQQQLHPLELLKQIEIFNPKQLEVQILKTIIKAYIFVELNDYQSLKLYMKDIEISIANVKSSFMQNCLNIRVGLIMNYATLYGNDIPKARHYSHLVINQHYFPHVKALAFHHLGHSYLFEDYKKANQYLSLAYKSFIENNNETLAYSSQLTLSFIQSYWRIERDFPFELKGHKEKTEYIYYLIQLRETDQAKQVMDEIDVKDLSNWSKGFYYYFQGLLSGEKDAFYHSVDYFRRAGDAFHRRLPIDELKRMNENAILIKIFSN; encoded by the coding sequence ATGCTCCCCAAAAAAATTCTTCATGCTCTTGAACAAAGAGAAGACATTGGCCAAAGAGTATTATCTCAGGTGGCTGGTGTCAATGAATCAACCATTTCTAGATACCTGCATGGGTATGAAGAGTTAAATTTTGAATCAGCTCTAAAAATCGTCAAGCTACTATTTCCTGACCAAGAAAAAGAGCTGATGCAGGAGTATGTACTCACTCAAAAATCCAGAAATGCAAGATATGCTCTCGAATATTGTACCATGAATCGCCTACCGGCACATTGTGAGCAAATCATAGACATATTGGCCAGCTCAAGTAACCCGATCGATAAAGAGTGGGCCACCTTATATCGTTTTACACGTATACAAAATCAGCAGCAGCTTCATCCTCTAGAGCTTCTAAAGCAAATTGAGATCTTTAATCCTAAGCAGCTAGAGGTACAAATTCTAAAAACGATTATTAAAGCGTATATTTTTGTTGAGCTTAACGATTATCAGAGCTTAAAGCTATACATGAAAGACATTGAAATAAGCATTGCTAACGTTAAAAGCTCCTTTATGCAAAACTGCTTGAACATTCGCGTAGGCTTAATTATGAATTATGCTACTCTTTATGGGAATGATATACCTAAGGCAAGACACTACAGTCACTTAGTGATCAACCAACATTATTTTCCACATGTGAAAGCTTTAGCGTTTCATCATTTAGGTCATTCCTACCTATTTGAGGATTATAAGAAGGCTAATCAGTATCTTAGCTTAGCGTACAAATCCTTCATCGAAAATAACAATGAGACACTTGCCTACTCCTCTCAGCTCACCCTTTCCTTTATTCAGTCCTATTGGAGAATCGAGAGAGATTTCCCTTTTGAGCTTAAAGGACATAAGGAAAAGACAGAATATATTTATTATTTAATTCAGCTTAGGGAAACAGACCAGGCCAAACAAGTCATGGACGAGATAGATGTCAAAGATTTGTCTAACTGGAGCAAAGGCTTCTATTACTACTTTCAAGGGTTGTTAAGTGGAGAAAAGGATGCTTTCTACCATTCCGTTGATTATTTTAGAAGGGCTGGTGACGCGTTCCATAGAAGGCTACCGATTGATGAGCTTAAGCGAATGAATGAAAATGCCATTCTTATTAAAATTTTTTCAAACTAG
- a CDS encoding DUF2515 family protein, whose protein sequence is MKKHNKSSLFNQYVRDLYGKLSTASLRAASTSANQQSVAHSFVADLKDEDKRLVQQIKDQTSLHNVNNVSRTKAYLSVYLQYPEIHWSLLAHAVSRNAGWNMTDLKGEMLPRLLTQKDSLFYFQLLERCNWLIFQDAYPQLLLYEESKRRNQALFHLLPHFHVSSFMQIVWPWFWKLSRQSASAYLSKLLAFALIHNEQNYIEHRVVQDSFYQSHVLHKFTFLLQSFLHFNHVYFPCASKQPSSVEHPSAGHQGIRVQSAPHRLAGAILRDFTQIKERIAVGKTLYTILFERVDVSKDIQSWLRQTNHTGSRSDYWPHLFTATQLDAIAYAPYHFHLKKNKLHAHMPLIFSPKLEQVWKDQTHNPAERGDWYKGDVKKSWFASKKDQPFDMTNECFFALNRIEAAIVVKEKLTPSSKIQWVGMKKRKEANTFSNKRVKGGRQER, encoded by the coding sequence ATGAAAAAGCACAATAAAAGCTCTTTATTTAATCAGTATGTGCGAGATCTATACGGAAAGCTTTCCACAGCCTCCTTGCGAGCTGCTTCCACTTCTGCCAATCAACAGTCTGTAGCTCATTCCTTCGTAGCGGATTTGAAGGACGAAGATAAGAGACTTGTGCAACAGATTAAAGATCAAACGAGCTTGCATAATGTCAATAACGTGTCTAGGACAAAAGCTTATTTGAGCGTATATCTCCAATACCCTGAAATTCATTGGTCTCTTCTAGCTCATGCTGTTTCTAGAAATGCAGGCTGGAATATGACTGACCTGAAAGGGGAAATGCTCCCCAGGCTACTGACCCAAAAGGATAGTCTATTTTATTTCCAACTATTAGAGCGCTGTAACTGGCTTATATTTCAGGATGCATATCCTCAGCTTTTACTTTATGAGGAAAGCAAACGAAGAAATCAAGCATTGTTTCACCTTCTCCCCCATTTCCATGTTTCTTCCTTCATGCAGATTGTCTGGCCCTGGTTTTGGAAGCTATCCAGACAATCTGCCAGCGCCTACCTTTCCAAGCTATTAGCGTTTGCACTCATCCATAATGAGCAGAATTATATTGAACATCGAGTGGTCCAAGATTCTTTTTATCAATCTCATGTCCTACACAAATTTACTTTTCTGCTCCAATCCTTTCTTCATTTTAATCACGTTTATTTTCCCTGTGCGTCAAAACAACCTTCAAGTGTTGAACATCCTTCAGCTGGTCATCAGGGAATAAGGGTGCAATCTGCTCCGCATAGATTAGCAGGAGCCATCCTAAGGGACTTCACACAGATCAAAGAGCGAATAGCTGTAGGCAAAACATTATATACAATCCTTTTTGAACGAGTTGATGTTAGCAAAGACATTCAATCTTGGCTGCGACAAACAAATCATACGGGTTCACGCTCTGATTACTGGCCACATCTTTTTACAGCTACCCAGCTGGATGCAATTGCTTATGCCCCCTATCATTTTCACTTAAAAAAGAACAAATTACATGCTCATATGCCCCTTATATTCAGCCCTAAACTCGAACAGGTATGGAAGGATCAAACACATAATCCAGCAGAAAGAGGAGATTGGTATAAGGGTGATGTTAAAAAATCTTGGTTTGCCTCGAAAAAAGACCAACCCTTTGATATGACCAATGAGTGTTTTTTTGCATTAAATAGAATAGAAGCTGCTATCGTTGTAAAAGAAAAGCTAACTCCTTCGTCCAAGATACAGTGGGTAGGTATGAAAAAGCGCAAAGAAGCTAATACTTTTAGCAACAAGAGAGTAAAAGGAGGACGTCAAGAGCGATGA
- a CDS encoding sigma factor G inhibitor Gin, which translates to MKQVKRAAHSGHIPPTDPLVSCIVCSTPSELGIHIGDQFICQRCEAEMVLTDVTDEKYPFFIKQMKKIWLKENA; encoded by the coding sequence ATGAAACAGGTAAAAAGAGCCGCACATTCAGGTCATATACCCCCTACCGATCCGTTGGTATCATGTATCGTGTGCTCTACACCAAGTGAATTAGGCATCCATATCGGAGATCAATTTATCTGTCAGCGCTGTGAAGCTGAGATGGTTCTTACAGATGTTACAGATGAAAAATATCCGTTTTTTATCAAACAAATGAAGAAGATATGGTTAAAAGAAAATGCGTAA